One genomic region from Gossypium hirsutum isolate 1008001.06 chromosome D13, Gossypium_hirsutum_v2.1, whole genome shotgun sequence encodes:
- the LOC107919890 gene encoding ubiquitin carboxyl-terminal hydrolase 27 has protein sequence MEQETSMRAIIRNWKHGYRALLHMRWAADFGFHISVVGLVGVVGFVLAIIRDGKLGEKRKKHLEKLCLVPGLQNLGNNCFLNVILQALASCSYFQSFLQKILDECESTLVDRQGESLPLTITLSDLLEELGMAGERRVALSPHKVMSALSLYIQNFDLTSQQDAAEAFLHLLSSLREEFSDIYLPNQSTLADIFASQTSRILTPERKEVQNEQKRWQQHYLGPFDGIIGSILSCRSCSYQISLDFQFFHSLPLFPVLYGASTIMAGCTLEDCLWQFVLAEKLENYYCSHCWHSAAIKFLSCKGANEIEIEKLKRCSAEESCDCRSFCCLENLPWSNNFSNTLKQLCIARCPKILCLHLQRASINEVGELIKLQGHIAFPLILDLSPFMTTKVEITNWEGVHKGQLKLQNQKTRPHLNLINAQYESILNRISKPTGEKVSSEILVANGSQCTTSPGESLPEKSKLYPTDGCSKASNIDMHEQHNDKVSLTSKLPPSETKLYRLASVVEHFGRPGGGHYTVYRSMRTKSDEEDSDEYSEPATTKWFCISDSQVCSVSEKDVLAAEASLLFYERIV, from the exons ATGGAACAAGAAACTAGTATGAGGGCAATAATCCGCAATTGGAAACATGGTTATAGAGCTTTGTTGCATATGAGATGGGCTGCTGATTTTGGGTTTCATATATCTGTGGTTGGTTTAGTGGGAGTTGTTGGTTTTGTATTGGCTATAATAAGAGATGGTAAATtgggggaaaagagaaaaaaacattTGGAGAAGTTATGCTTAGTTCCTGGGTTGCAAAATCTTGGCAATAACTGCTTCTTGAATGTAATATTGCAG GCTCTGGCTAGCTGCTCATATTTTCAGTCTTTTCTTCAGAAGATACTAGACGAATGTGAATCAACACTAGTTGACAGACAGGGTGAAAGCCTGCCACTTACAATTACTTTATCTGATCTCTTAGAAG AATTAGGCATGGCTGGAGAAAGGAGAGTCGCATTAAGCCCACATAAAGTTATGAGTGCATTGTCgctttatattcaaaattttgatttaacaAGCCAGCAG GATGCAGCTGAAGCGTTTCTCCATCTTTTGTCTTCACTAAGAGAAGAATTTTCTGATATATATCTTCCCAATCAAAGTACTCTAGCAGATATTTTTGCTTCGCAAACTAGTAGGATTCTAACTCCAGAGAGGAAGGAGGTTCAGAATGAGCAGAAAAGATGGCAGCAACACTATCTTGGACCTTTTGATGGTATAATTGGTAGCATTTTATCTTGCCGCAGTTGTTCATATCAG ATTTCTTtggattttcaattttttcacagCTTGCCCCTTTTTCCAGTGCTTTATGGTGCTTCCACCATT ATGGCTGGATGTACCTTGGAGGATTGCTTATGGCAGTTTGTCCTTGCTGAAAAACTTGAGAATTACTACTGCAGCCATTGTTGGCACAGTGCTGCAATAAAGTTTTTATCGTGTAAAGGAGCAAATGAG ATTGAGATTGAAAAGTTGAAGAGATGCAGTGCAGAAGAATCCTGTGATTGTCGTAGTTTTTGCTGTCTAGAAAATCTACCCTGGTCAAATAACTTTTCTAATACTCTAAAGCAGCTATGTATTGCTCGTTGTCCAAAG ATTCTATGTCTTCATCTACAACGTGCTTCAATTAACGAGGTCGGGGAACTAATCAAGCTTCAG GGCCATATTGCTTTTCCATTGATTTTAGACCTGTCACCATTCATGACTACTAAGGTGGAAATAACGAACTGGGAAGGGGTCCATAAAGGGCAACTGAAGCTGCAAAATCAAAAGACAAGGCCTCATCTCAACCTTATCAATGCCCAATATGAAAGCATTCTCAATCGCATCAGTAAACCAACAGGAGAAAAGGTCTCTTCAGAAATATTAGTTGCAAACGGCTCTCAATGTACTACTTCCCCCGGAGAATCTTTGCCTGAGAAGAGTAAGCTGTACCCAACTGATGGCTGTTCAAAGGCctccaacatagacatgcatgagCAACATAATGACAAG GTAAGTTTGACCAGCAAGTTACCTCCTTCAGAAACTAAATTATACCGACTTGCTTCAGTTGTGGAGCACTTTGGGAGACCTGGAGGTGGGCATTACACTGTTTACAGAAGTATGAGAACTAAATCTGATGAGGAAGATTCTGATGAATACTCCGAGCCTGCTACAACCAAGTGGTTCTGCATTTCAGATTCTCAAGTATGTAGTGTCTCCGAGAAGGATGTTTTAGCTGCAGAAGCAAGCTTACTTTTCTATGAGAGGATCGTATAA
- the LOC107919889 gene encoding cationic amino acid transporter 8, vacuolar, which translates to MAEEKPISSTTKRSYWRWSKTDFFPETSFQTLSSYKTALSQTCPRLSDRLLARSSSTDELVTLQKVSENPMQKCLTWWDLIWLSFGSVVGSGIFVITGQEAHNNAGPAIVLSYAISGLSALLSVFCYTEFAAEIPVAGGSFSYLRVELGDFVAFIAAGNILLEALVGAAGLGRSWSSYFASMIKNDSDFLRIKVDSLPVGFNLLDPLAVVVLLVANGIAMSGTKRTSWLNWIASLVSGAVIVFVIVFGFIHAKTSNLEPFFPYGVEGVFRAAAVVYWSYTGFDMVANMAEETKKPSRDIPIGLVGSMSGITVVYCLMALALTMMVKYTEIDVNAAYSVVFEQIGMNWAKYLVSICALKGMTTSLLVGSLGQARYTTQIARAHMIPPFFALIHPKTGTPVYATLLVTLISAIVALFSSLDVLSSVLSFSTLFIFMLIAVALLVRRYYVKDVTPKNDLVKFLMCLFITIGSSIGVSALWNSNERGWLGYTAAGLLWFFGTLGMAFLSKQRVPKVWGVPLVPWLPSLSIVMNLFLIGSLGLTAILRFIICSAVMIVYYLLVGLHATYDVAHQNELSA; encoded by the coding sequence ATGGCTGAGGAAAAACCAATTTCTTCAACAACTAAAAGAAGCTACTGGAGATGGAGCAAAACGGACTTCTTCCCAGAAACCTCGTTTCAAACCTTGTCATCTTACAAAACAGCACTTTCCCAAACCTGTCCTCGTCTCAGTGACCGTCTCTTAGCACGTTCCTCCTCCACCGACGAGCTTGTAACCCTTCAAAAAGTAAGTGAAAACCCCATGCAAAAATGTCTAACCTGGTGGGACCTTATTTGGCTCAGCTTTGGCTCTGTTGTTGGTTCTGGCATATTTGTCATAACAGGCCAAGAAGCTCACAATAATGCAGGTCCAGCTATTGTTTTGTCCTATGCTATATCTGGGCTTTCAGCATTGCTATCTGTTTTTTGTTACACTGAATTTGCAGCTGAGATTCCAGTAGCTGGTGGTTCGTTTTCGTATCTTCGTGTTGAACTAGGTGATTTCGTTGCATTTATAGCTGCTGGTAATATTCTTTTAGAAGCTTTAGTCGGAGCTGCTGGATTAGGAAGATCATGGTCTTCTTATTTTGCTAGTATGATTAAGAATGATTCTGACTTTTTGAGAATTAAGGTTGATTCTTTGCCTGTAGGATTTAACCTTTTAGATCCACTTGCTGTTGTGGTACTTTTGGTTGCTAATGGGATAGCAATGAGTGGAACTAAGAGGACGTCTTGGTTGAATTGGATTGCTTCTTTGGTTAGTGGTGCGGTGATTGTCTTTGTTATAGTTTTCGGGTTTATTCATGCAAAAACTTCGAATCTGGAACCGTTTTTTCCGTATGGGGTAGAAGGGGTTTTCAGGGCCGCTGCTGTGGTTTATTGGTCTTATACAGGTTTTGATATGGTGGCAAATATGGCTGAGGAGACTAAGAAACCCTCTAGGGATATACCAATTGGGTTGGTTGGTTCCATGTCTGGAATTACGGTGGTTTATTGCTTGATGGCTTTAGCATTGACCATGATGGTGAAGTATACTGAGATTGATGTAAATGCTGCATATTCTGttgtttttgaacaaattggGATGAATTGGGCCAAGTATTTGGTTAGCATATGTGCACTTAAGGGAATGACAACAAGCTTGTTGGTTGGATCTCTTGGGCAAGCTCGATACACGACTCAGATTGCTAGAGCTCATATGATTCCTCCTTTTTTTGCTTTGATTCATCCCAAAACTGGAACTCCTGTATATGCTACACTGCTGGTGACTCTGATTAGTGCTATTGTTGCATTGTTCTCTAGTTTAGATGTTTTGTCAAGTGTTTTGTCTTTCAGCACACTCTTCATTTTTATGCTAATAGCTGTTGCATTGCTTGTGAGACGATATTATGTGAAAGATGTTACTCCGAAGAATGATTTGGTAAAATTTCTCATGTGCTTATTCATTACTATTGGTTCCTCAATTGGAGTTTCAGCACTTTGGAATTCAAATGAGAGAGGATGGCTTGGGTACACTGCGGCTGGATTGCTATGGTTCTTTGGGACTTTGGGCATGGCATTTCTTTCCAAGCAGCGTGTTCCAAAGGTCTGGGGAGTTCCACTTGTTCCTTGGTTGCCATCTTTGTCAATTGTGATGAACTTGTTTCTCATAGGATCTTTGGGTCTTACAGCAATTTTGAGGTTTATCATTTGCAGTGCAGTAATGATAGTGTACTACCTGCTTGTTGGTCTTCATGCCACTTATGATGTGGCTCACCAAAATGAATTAAGTGCCTAA